In a genomic window of Pseudomonas oryzihabitans:
- the recB gene encoding exodeoxyribonuclease V subunit beta — MSQRPLALRFPLQGNQLIEASAGTGKTFTISALYVRLVLGHGTAETAFGRELLPPQILVVTFTEAATQELRDRIRHRLAEGARFFRDEIAAPDPLLDALREDFPFEAWADCARRLDIAAQWMDEAAVSTIHSWCQRMLREHAFDSGSLFVQNLEQDQSELLAQVVRDYWRRFCYPLEGAALDWVIEHWGEPRALAARLRPLLGEPLGAPQGDPATLLATALAERQARLATLKAPWAAWAEELRDLCQAGCDAKVVDGRKLQKRFFGPWCDKLGAWAADSASEALDIGTGFTRLTEEGFAEVWTKATPPDHPALAAMARLPGQLAELPSPEVPLLEHAAAWVQQKFEREKLRRAELGFDDILTRLDRALQADGAGARLAALIREQFPVALIDEFQDTDPVQYRIFSTVYGAGEGTGLFLIGDPKQAIYAFRGADIHTYLQARRANAGNLHSLDTNFRSTAAMVAAVNQVFLHGEATAPRAAFLFRQGEDNPVPFEPVRAQGRREQLEIDGLTSAALTFWHLAGDEPLAGTAYRASLAESTASEIVRLLTLAADGRAGFRHEGGELKPLRPADIAILVRAGSEAQAVRQALVRRGVRSVYLSDKDSVFAAQEARCLLDWLKACAEPDVDRRLRAALGSLTLDLPLAELDALNHDEQAWEERVLQFRGYRQLWRGQGVLPMLRRLLQDFRLPQRLMARADGERVLTNLLHLAELLQRAAGELDGEQALIRHLAEQLAAQGAADEQILRLESDAELVKVITVHKSKGLEYPLVFLPFACAYRPEEGTTLPLRYHDDQGQLRRTFKPSAEELARADDERLAEDLRLLYVALTRARHACWVGVADLKRGRSKDSGFARSALGYLATGGEPLASSAALTTALSTLIGTQPDSLILPLPEASADRLPEAREAPVILKALTARRAAREDWWIASYSALRIGTRLGEAREEGQLNLELDLDTPAAQKLFDDDRLAPDEARQPAAGEDLHRFPRGPGPGTFLHSLLEWVGEEGFTAIQAAPERLDDLIARRCQRRGWNHWIPILQTWLRQLLALPLPLPGGTQRLGELARYQVEMEFWFATHGVDLERLDELVRRGTHGGQARPVLEPGQLNGLFKGFIDLVFEHEGRYFVVDYKSNWLGAEVAAYTRTAMESAVLAKRYDLQYVLYSLAVHRLLKARLPDYSYERHFGGAVYLFLRGCDPAGHGVFVERPAQALIETLDLLFSGAEPAHV; from the coding sequence ATGAGTCAACGTCCGCTCGCTCTGCGCTTTCCACTGCAGGGCAATCAGCTCATCGAGGCCAGTGCCGGGACCGGCAAGACCTTCACCATCTCCGCGCTCTATGTGCGCCTGGTGCTGGGCCATGGCACGGCCGAGACAGCGTTCGGCCGCGAGTTGTTGCCGCCACAGATTCTGGTGGTGACCTTTACCGAGGCGGCCACCCAGGAACTGCGTGACCGTATCCGCCATCGGCTGGCCGAGGGGGCACGGTTCTTCCGTGACGAGATCGCAGCGCCCGATCCGCTGCTCGACGCCTTGCGCGAGGACTTCCCTTTCGAGGCCTGGGCCGATTGCGCCCGGCGCCTGGACATCGCCGCCCAGTGGATGGACGAGGCGGCGGTCTCCACCATCCACAGTTGGTGCCAGCGGATGCTGCGCGAGCATGCCTTCGACAGCGGCAGCCTTTTCGTGCAGAACCTGGAGCAGGACCAGAGCGAATTGCTCGCCCAGGTGGTGCGCGACTACTGGCGGCGCTTCTGCTATCCCCTCGAAGGCGCGGCGCTGGATTGGGTCATCGAGCACTGGGGCGAACCCCGTGCCCTGGCTGCGCGCCTACGACCCTTGCTGGGCGAACCCCTGGGCGCGCCCCAGGGCGATCCCGCCACGCTGCTGGCCACGGCCCTGGCCGAGCGCCAAGCGCGATTGGCAACACTCAAGGCGCCCTGGGCGGCCTGGGCGGAAGAATTGCGTGATCTCTGCCAGGCCGGCTGCGACGCCAAGGTGGTCGATGGACGCAAGTTGCAGAAGAGATTCTTCGGGCCCTGGTGCGATAAGCTGGGCGCCTGGGCGGCAGATTCCGCCAGTGAGGCCCTCGATATCGGCACCGGTTTCACCCGGTTGACCGAGGAGGGCTTCGCCGAGGTCTGGACCAAGGCCACCCCGCCGGATCACCCCGCCCTGGCGGCCATGGCGCGATTGCCCGGGCAACTGGCCGAGCTGCCCAGCCCCGAGGTGCCGCTACTGGAGCACGCGGCGGCCTGGGTGCAGCAGAAGTTCGAGCGCGAGAAACTACGCCGCGCCGAGCTGGGTTTCGACGACATCCTCACCCGCCTGGATAGAGCGCTGCAGGCCGATGGCGCCGGCGCACGACTGGCAGCGCTGATCCGCGAGCAATTCCCGGTGGCACTGATCGACGAATTCCAGGACACCGACCCAGTCCAGTACCGCATCTTCAGCACTGTCTACGGTGCGGGCGAGGGCACCGGGCTGTTCCTGATCGGCGATCCCAAGCAGGCCATCTATGCCTTCCGGGGCGCCGATATCCACACCTATCTACAGGCCCGCCGCGCCAATGCCGGCAACCTGCATTCGCTGGACACCAATTTCCGCTCCACTGCCGCCATGGTCGCCGCAGTCAACCAGGTGTTCCTGCATGGCGAGGCGACGGCGCCGCGCGCGGCCTTCCTGTTCCGCCAGGGTGAGGATAATCCGGTGCCCTTCGAGCCGGTCCGCGCCCAGGGGCGACGTGAGCAGCTGGAAATCGATGGCCTAACGAGTGCAGCCCTGACCTTCTGGCACCTGGCCGGCGACGAGCCCCTGGCCGGCACCGCCTATCGCGCTAGCCTGGCCGAGAGTACCGCCAGCGAGATCGTCCGGTTGCTGACCCTGGCCGCCGACGGGCGCGCGGGCTTTCGTCACGAAGGCGGCGAGCTCAAGCCGCTGCGACCGGCCGATATCGCCATCCTGGTGCGCGCCGGCAGCGAGGCCCAGGCGGTGCGCCAAGCCCTGGTGCGCCGCGGGGTGCGCAGCGTCTATCTGTCGGACAAGGACTCGGTGTTCGCCGCCCAGGAGGCCCGCTGCCTGCTGGACTGGCTCAAGGCCTGCGCCGAGCCCGACGTGGATCGCCGCCTGCGCGCCGCCCTGGGCAGCCTGACCCTCGACCTGCCGCTGGCTGAACTGGACGCCCTCAACCACGACGAGCAGGCCTGGGAGGAGCGAGTGCTGCAATTCCGCGGCTATCGCCAGCTCTGGCGTGGCCAGGGCGTGCTGCCCATGCTGCGCCGCCTGCTGCAGGACTTTCGTCTGCCGCAGCGGCTGATGGCCCGCGCCGACGGCGAGCGGGTGCTGACCAACCTGCTGCACCTCGCCGAACTGCTGCAGCGCGCCGCTGGCGAGCTGGATGGCGAGCAGGCGCTGATCCGCCACCTGGCCGAGCAACTGGCCGCCCAGGGCGCCGCCGACGAGCAGATCCTGCGGCTGGAAAGCGACGCCGAACTGGTCAAGGTGATAACGGTGCACAAGTCCAAGGGCCTGGAATATCCGCTGGTGTTCCTGCCCTTCGCCTGCGCCTATCGCCCCGAAGAGGGCACCACCCTGCCGCTGCGCTATCACGACGACCAGGGCCAGCTGCGCCGTACCTTCAAGCCCTCCGCCGAGGAGCTGGCCCGCGCCGATGATGAGCGCCTGGCCGAGGATCTGCGGCTGCTCTATGTCGCCCTGACCCGTGCCCGGCATGCCTGCTGGGTCGGGGTGGCCGATCTCAAGCGTGGACGCAGCAAGGACTCCGGCTTCGCCCGCAGTGCCCTGGGCTATCTGGCCACCGGTGGCGAGCCGTTGGCGAGTTCGGCCGCCCTGACCACTGCGCTAAGCACCCTGATCGGCACCCAGCCCGACAGCCTCATCCTGCCGCTGCCGGAGGCCAGTGCTGACCGGCTACCGGAAGCGCGTGAGGCCCCGGTGATCCTCAAGGCGCTGACCGCCCGGCGGGCGGCCCGCGAGGACTGGTGGATCGCGTCCTACAGTGCCTTGCGCATCGGGACGCGCCTGGGCGAGGCACGGGAGGAGGGCCAGCTGAATCTGGAGCTGGACCTGGATACGCCCGCGGCCCAGAAGCTGTTCGACGACGACCGTCTCGCCCCGGACGAGGCCCGCCAGCCTGCCGCTGGCGAAGACCTGCATCGCTTCCCCCGCGGTCCCGGTCCGGGTACCTTCCTGCACAGCCTTCTGGAGTGGGTCGGCGAGGAAGGCTTCACCGCCATCCAGGCGGCCCCCGAGCGGCTCGACGACCTGATCGCCCGGCGCTGCCAGCGGCGCGGCTGGAATCACTGGATTCCCATCCTGCAGACCTGGCTACGCCAGCTGCTGGCCTTGCCGCTGCCCCTGCCGGGCGGCACCCAGCGCCTGGGTGAGCTGGCGCGCTACCAGGTGGAGATGGAATTCTGGTTCGCCACCCATGGCGTGGATCTGGAACGCCTGGATGAGCTGGTCCGCCGCGGTACCCATGGCGGCCAGGCGCGACCGGTACTCGAACCGGGGCAGCTCAACGGCCTGTTCAAGGGCTTCATCGACCTGGTCTTCGAGCACGAGGGGCGCTATTTCGTGGTGGACTACAAATCCAACTGGCTGGGCGCCGAGGTCGCGGCCTATACCCGCACGGCCATGGAAAGCGCCGTCCTCGCCAAGCGCTATGACCTGCAATACGTGCTCTACAGCCTGGCCGTGCACCGGCTGCTCAAGGCGCGGCTGCCCGACTACAGCTACGAGCGCCACTTCGGCGGGGCCGTCTACCTCTTCCTGCGCGGTTGCGATCCGGCCGGCCACGGCGTCTTCGTCGAGCGCCCCGCCCAGGCCCTGATCGAGACCCTGGATCTGCTGTTCAGCGGTGCGGAGCCTGCCCATGTCTGA
- the recD gene encoding exodeoxyribonuclease V subunit alpha: MSDFSAATERLLRLASLVPESPLSPLSRRDDLFRLLELWVQRGWLRQVDRAFTSFLGELEPNGESAVLLAAALASHQLGHGHVCLDLAATLRNPDAALSLPPEGDEARNSLLPSQLLQGYSLEAWRQALLASALVDGDGSAPERPLVLGGERLYLRRYWNYEREVAASLRQRLATREPLPADLAERLDRLFPPDAEADGEPDWQKLACALAVRGAFSIVTGGPGTGKTTTVVRLLALLQAPAVAAGRPLRIRLAAPTGKAAARLTESIGGQVSRLPVDEELRRHIPTGVTTVHRLLGSRPNTRHFRHHRGQPLPLDVLVVDEASMIDLEMMASLLAALPPRARLILLGDKDQLASVEAGAVLGDLCRDAEAGRYSPATRAWLEAVSGQSLAAADLAVGDDQADALAQQVVMLRRSRRFGAGSGIGQLARRVNAQDGLGAQQVLIDGGYADLHRVLLKGPEDRALERLVLEGRGRARGYRHYLEVLRQARPQADTSLDDPAWTRWAGQVLAAFDDFQLLCAVRKGPWGVEGLNLRTASALLAAGLLSGEHGWYEGRPVLVTRNDYSLGLMNGDIGITLCLPDATQPGRKVLRVAFPRGDGSGGLRFVLPSRLAAVETVFAMTVHKSQGSEFAHTALLLPEQLSPVLTKELVYTGITRARDEFTLIEARGGIFAEAVARRVRRVSGLDLDLRNTV, from the coding sequence ATGTCTGATTTCAGCGCCGCTACCGAACGCCTGTTGCGCCTGGCCTCCTTGGTTCCGGAAAGCCCGTTGTCGCCCCTGAGCCGCCGTGACGACCTCTTTCGCCTGCTGGAACTCTGGGTCCAGCGCGGCTGGCTGCGCCAGGTCGACCGCGCCTTCACCAGCTTTCTCGGTGAACTCGAACCAAATGGCGAGTCGGCGGTGCTCTTGGCCGCGGCCCTGGCCAGTCATCAGCTCGGCCATGGTCATGTCTGCCTGGATCTTGCCGCCACCCTGCGCAATCCCGATGCGGCCCTGTCGCTGCCACCCGAGGGCGATGAAGCGCGCAACTCGCTGCTGCCATCGCAACTGCTGCAGGGTTACAGCCTGGAGGCCTGGCGCCAGGCGCTGCTGGCCAGCGCCCTGGTCGATGGCGACGGCAGCGCGCCGGAGCGACCCCTGGTGCTGGGTGGCGAGCGCCTCTATCTGCGCCGCTACTGGAATTACGAACGCGAGGTGGCCGCCAGCCTGCGCCAGCGGCTGGCCACGCGGGAGCCTCTGCCGGCGGATCTCGCCGAGCGCCTCGACCGGTTGTTTCCGCCGGATGCCGAGGCCGACGGCGAGCCCGACTGGCAGAAACTGGCCTGCGCCCTGGCGGTGCGGGGCGCCTTCAGCATCGTCACCGGCGGTCCCGGCACCGGCAAGACGACTACCGTGGTTCGCCTGCTGGCGCTGCTCCAGGCACCGGCGGTGGCAGCCGGTCGGCCCTTACGCATCCGCCTGGCCGCGCCCACCGGTAAGGCCGCTGCCCGTCTTACCGAATCCATCGGCGGCCAGGTCAGCCGCCTGCCGGTGGATGAAGAGCTGCGCCGGCACATTCCCACTGGGGTGACCACGGTGCATCGGCTGCTGGGCAGTCGCCCCAACACCCGCCACTTCCGCCATCACCGCGGACAGCCACTGCCGCTGGACGTACTGGTGGTGGACGAAGCCTCGATGATCGACCTGGAGATGATGGCCAGCCTGTTGGCGGCCTTGCCGCCGCGGGCGCGCCTCATCCTGCTCGGCGACAAGGACCAGTTGGCCTCGGTGGAGGCGGGGGCGGTGCTGGGCGATCTCTGCCGCGATGCCGAAGCCGGACGCTACAGCCCCGCCACCCGCGCCTGGCTGGAAGCGGTGAGCGGCCAGTCGTTGGCGGCAGCCGACCTGGCCGTCGGCGATGACCAGGCCGACGCCTTGGCCCAACAGGTGGTGATGCTGCGCCGCTCGCGCCGCTTCGGCGCCGGCAGCGGTATCGGCCAGCTGGCGCGCCGCGTCAATGCCCAGGATGGGCTGGGCGCGCAGCAGGTGCTGATCGACGGCGGCTATGCCGATCTCCATCGGGTGCTGCTCAAGGGGCCGGAGGATCGGGCCCTGGAGCGCCTGGTGCTGGAGGGCCGCGGGCGTGCTCGCGGTTATCGGCATTATCTGGAGGTCTTGCGCCAGGCGCGGCCCCAGGCGGATACCTCACTGGACGATCCGGCCTGGACACGCTGGGCCGGTCAGGTGCTCGCCGCCTTCGACGATTTCCAGCTGCTCTGCGCCGTGCGCAAGGGTCCCTGGGGCGTGGAAGGCCTCAATCTGCGCACCGCCAGTGCCCTGTTGGCCGCCGGCCTGCTCAGTGGCGAGCATGGCTGGTACGAAGGGCGCCCGGTGTTGGTGACGCGCAACGACTACAGCCTGGGGTTGATGAACGGCGACATCGGCATCACCCTCTGCCTGCCCGACGCCACCCAGCCGGGGCGCAAGGTGCTGCGGGTCGCCTTTCCCCGGGGCGATGGCAGCGGCGGCCTGAGATTCGTCCTGCCCAGTCGCCTGGCGGCGGTGGAGACGGTGTTCGCCATGACCGTGCACAAGTCCCAGGGCTCGGAATTCGCCCATACCGCGCTGCTCCTGCCTGAGCAACTCAGCCCGGTGCTGACCAAGGAGCTGGTCTACACCGGCATCACCCGGGCGCGTGATGAGTTTACCCTCATCGAGGCCCGTGGTGGCATCTTCGCCGAGGCGGTGGCGCGGCGGGTTCGGCGCGTCAGTGGGCTGGACCTGGATTTGCGAAATACTGTGTAA
- the coaE gene encoding dephospho-CoA kinase (Dephospho-CoA kinase (CoaE) performs the final step in coenzyme A biosynthesis.), which yields MTSAWTLGLTGGIGSGKSAAAEHFARLGITCVDADQAARWVVEPGRPALAEIARHFSPAVLQSDGSLNRAALRAAIFADPAERRWLEALLHPIIRQEILAVLAQAQSPYAILVSPLLFESGQRALVQRGLVIDVPEELQLERAMRRDGVDEAQVRAILAAQLPRAERLSKADDVIRNDSDLAALHAEVERLHSFYLTLDGGQA from the coding sequence ATGACTTCTGCCTGGACCCTCGGCCTGACCGGGGGCATCGGTAGCGGCAAGAGCGCCGCTGCCGAGCATTTCGCCCGTCTGGGCATCACCTGTGTCGATGCCGATCAGGCTGCCCGCTGGGTGGTCGAGCCGGGACGACCGGCGCTGGCCGAGATCGCCAGGCATTTTTCGCCGGCGGTCTTGCAATCGGACGGCAGCCTGAACCGGGCGGCGTTGCGGGCGGCGATCTTCGCCGATCCGGCCGAACGGCGTTGGCTCGAGGCCCTGCTGCACCCCATCATTCGTCAGGAGATCCTGGCGGTCCTGGCACAGGCGCAGTCGCCCTATGCCATCCTGGTGTCGCCACTGCTGTTCGAATCGGGGCAGCGCGCCTTGGTGCAACGTGGCCTGGTGATCGACGTGCCGGAAGAGCTCCAGCTCGAACGGGCCATGCGCCGTGATGGGGTGGACGAAGCCCAGGTAAGGGCCATCCTGGCAGCGCAACTGCCGCGGGCCGAGCGATTGTCCAAGGCCGATGACGTCATCCGCAATGACAGCGATCTCGCCGCGCTCCATGCCGAAGTGGAGCGTCTGCATTCCTTTTACCTGACCCTTGACGGAGGCCAAGCATGA
- a CDS encoding prepilin peptidase yields MALLDFLAGAPLAAALCALLLGLLVGSFLNVVVYRLPVMLRRDWQAEAREVLDLPPEPAGAPFNLARPASRCPHCQRAVRPWENVPVVSYLLLRGRCKGCQTSIGLRYPLVELACGLLSAWVVWHLGVTWQGGAFLLLTWGLLAASLIDADHQLLPDIIVLPLLWLGLIANQFGLFATLVDAVWGAVVGYLSLWLVFQLFRLVTGKEGMGYGDFKLLALLGAWGGWQILPLTILLSSLVGAILGIITLRLRRAETSTPLPFGPYLAVAGWIALLWGDQITGLYLNFAGFR; encoded by the coding sequence ATGGCGCTGCTGGACTTCCTGGCCGGCGCGCCGCTGGCCGCGGCCTTGTGTGCGCTGCTCCTGGGGCTGCTGGTAGGTAGCTTTCTCAATGTAGTGGTGTATCGCTTGCCGGTGATGCTGAGGCGGGACTGGCAGGCCGAGGCGCGCGAGGTGCTGGACCTGCCGCCTGAGCCAGCCGGCGCCCCTTTCAACCTGGCACGTCCCGCTTCGCGTTGTCCCCATTGCCAGCGCGCCGTGCGGCCCTGGGAAAACGTGCCGGTGGTGAGTTATCTGCTCTTGCGCGGTCGCTGCAAGGGGTGCCAGACGAGCATCGGCCTGCGTTATCCGTTGGTCGAGCTGGCCTGTGGATTGTTGTCCGCCTGGGTCGTTTGGCATCTGGGTGTGACCTGGCAGGGCGGGGCATTTCTGCTGCTGACCTGGGGACTGTTGGCTGCCAGCCTGATCGACGCCGATCATCAGTTGCTGCCGGATATCATCGTACTGCCGCTGCTGTGGTTGGGCTTGATCGCCAATCAGTTCGGGCTGTTCGCTACGCTTGTCGATGCCGTCTGGGGCGCGGTGGTGGGCTATTTGAGTCTGTGGCTGGTGTTTCAGCTCTTTCGCCTGGTGACTGGCAAGGAAGGCATGGGCTATGGCGACTTCAAGCTGCTGGCCTTGCTCGGGGCCTGGGGTGGTTGGCAGATCCTGCCCTTGACCATCCTGCTGTCGTCGCTGGTGGGAGCCATCCTCGGCATCATCACCCTGCGTTTGCGCCGGGCGGAAACCAGTACGCCCTTGCCCTTCGGTCCCTATCTCGCCGTGGCGGGGTGGATTGCCTTGCTCTGGGGTGATCAAATAACCGGCCTGTACCTGAACTTCGCCGGATTCCGATGA
- the yacG gene encoding DNA gyrase inhibitor YacG → MSTLTVDCPTCGAPVEWSEKSPNRPFCSDRCKLIDLGAWAAEEHAIPGNELEDDLYSEDLNRRGH, encoded by the coding sequence ATGAGCACTCTCACCGTGGACTGCCCCACCTGCGGCGCACCCGTGGAATGGAGCGAGAAGAGCCCTAATCGGCCCTTCTGCTCCGACCGTTGCAAGCTGATCGATCTGGGCGCCTGGGCGGCGGAAGAGCATGCCATTCCTGGCAACGAGCTCGAAGATGATCTCTACTCCGAAGACCTCAATCGGCGCGGCCACTAG
- the recC gene encoding exodeoxyribonuclease V subunit gamma produces the protein MSEVLTPGFMVVHGNRLEELRSLAVGWMRRYPLAPLENEQVLVQSNGIAQWLKLALAEDPRGDDEGGCGVAAALEVQLPAAFLWRTYRQVLGRDNVPPSSPLDRAPLTWRLMRLLPTLLAQPDFAALRRFLDDDGDLRKRYQLAERLADLYDGYQVYRADWLNDWAEGRDLLASLRDSRRPLPESCRWQAQLWRALLADVGDGGLARSRAGVHRRFLEVMQAATEAPTGLPRRVVIFGLSAIPAQTFEALAALARFSQVLLCVHNPCRHHWSDIVADQDLLRQNYRRQQRKPGMPQTLDAEALHQHGQPLLASWGKQGRDYIHLLDEFDEPDGYRRLFEDLNGGRIDLFAETEPQHLLGQLQDDILELRPLAETRARWPAVDPARDRSVRFHVAHSPQREVEILHDQLLARFSSDGSLRPRDVIVMVPDIDAYAPHIRAVFGQLDRSDPRFIPFSLADQHQRGFQPLLIALEHLLQLPDSRFALSEILDLLDVPALRARFGLREGDLPTLHLWLEGAGVRWGLDAAQRSRLDLPEGLTQNTWRFGLRRMLLGYAVGGGAALGDIEPFDEVGGLDAALVGPLVDLLDALDAAQAALAQPARPAEWGARLQALLALFFSAQDEHDEYLLEQLENLRERWLELCEDVALDEELPLTVVREAWLAGLDAGGLAQRFLAGAVNFCTLMPMRAIPFRVVCLLGMHDGAYPRIHPPLDFDLMAQDYRPGDRSRREDDRYLLLEALLSARDQFYVSWVGRSIRDNSERPPSVLIAQLRDHLQAGWRLAGHEEEPERLLAALTQEHPLQPFSARYFRGERGYFSFAAEWLGVHDRTTRDEDALLPPLVLEEPLGLDDLARFLRGPVDLFFANRLKVHFEAPDAPAEDEEPFGLDALTRYQLGEGLLAAALAEPEAVDRALTAAAERLRGSGRLPLAGFGERAGRALREPLPAVVAQVEALTLRWPEPLEEAVTLDLEHREVQLVANLERLRRGPEGLLALTAQANGLGNARTRKWHRLLRPWVQHLVAAAGGLQLTTAVVATDLTLLLPPLDAELASRQLNELLDAWALGQRRPLPVAPRTAFAWLANEPDKALAFAEQAYQGEAATHPALRRQYPDFAALLADEEFDGWCQTLYAPVFTAGWQVVGGEGQA, from the coding sequence ATGTCCGAGGTGCTCACTCCCGGATTCATGGTAGTACACGGCAATCGGCTCGAAGAGCTGCGCAGCCTGGCGGTCGGCTGGATGCGTCGGTATCCCCTGGCGCCACTGGAAAACGAACAGGTATTGGTGCAGAGCAACGGCATCGCCCAGTGGCTGAAGCTGGCGCTGGCCGAGGATCCGCGCGGGGACGACGAAGGGGGTTGCGGAGTGGCCGCGGCCCTTGAGGTGCAACTGCCGGCGGCCTTTCTCTGGCGCACCTATCGCCAGGTGCTGGGCCGGGACAACGTACCGCCATCCTCGCCGCTGGATAGAGCGCCTCTGACCTGGCGCTTGATGCGGCTCTTGCCGACGCTATTGGCGCAACCGGACTTCGCCGCGCTGCGGCGCTTTCTCGATGATGATGGTGATCTGCGAAAGCGCTATCAGCTGGCCGAGCGCCTGGCCGATCTCTACGACGGCTACCAGGTCTATCGCGCCGACTGGCTCAACGACTGGGCCGAGGGCCGGGATCTGCTGGCCAGTCTGCGTGACAGTCGGCGCCCCTTGCCGGAGAGTTGTCGCTGGCAGGCGCAGCTGTGGCGCGCCCTGCTGGCCGATGTCGGCGACGGCGGTCTGGCCCGGAGTCGGGCCGGGGTGCATCGGCGTTTTCTGGAGGTCATGCAGGCGGCGACCGAAGCGCCGACCGGTCTACCGCGGCGGGTGGTGATCTTTGGCTTATCAGCGATTCCGGCGCAGACCTTCGAAGCCCTGGCCGCCCTGGCGCGCTTCAGCCAGGTGCTGCTCTGTGTGCACAATCCCTGTCGCCATCATTGGTCCGATATCGTCGCCGACCAGGATCTGCTGCGGCAGAACTATCGCCGCCAGCAGCGCAAGCCGGGCATGCCCCAGACCCTGGACGCCGAGGCGCTGCACCAGCACGGCCAGCCGCTGCTGGCGAGTTGGGGCAAGCAGGGTCGCGACTACATCCATCTGCTGGACGAGTTCGACGAACCCGATGGTTATCGCCGCCTGTTCGAGGATCTCAACGGCGGCCGCATCGATCTCTTCGCCGAGACCGAACCCCAGCATCTACTCGGCCAGTTGCAGGACGATATCCTAGAATTGCGTCCCCTGGCCGAGACGCGCGCGCGTTGGCCGGCGGTCGACCCGGCGCGGGACAGGTCCGTGCGCTTCCATGTGGCCCACAGTCCGCAGCGCGAGGTGGAGATCCTTCATGACCAGCTCCTGGCGCGCTTCAGCAGCGATGGGAGTCTCAGGCCGCGCGATGTCATCGTCATGGTGCCAGACATCGATGCCTACGCGCCGCACATCCGCGCGGTGTTCGGTCAACTCGATCGTAGCGATCCGCGCTTCATTCCCTTCAGTCTGGCTGACCAGCACCAGCGCGGCTTCCAGCCGCTGCTGATCGCCCTGGAGCACCTGCTGCAACTGCCCGACAGCCGCTTTGCCCTGAGTGAAATCCTCGATCTGCTGGACGTGCCGGCGCTCCGTGCGCGCTTCGGCTTGCGCGAAGGCGATCTGCCAACCCTGCATCTCTGGCTGGAAGGCGCCGGCGTGCGCTGGGGGCTGGATGCCGCGCAGCGCAGTCGTCTCGACCTGCCCGAAGGCCTGACGCAGAACACCTGGCGCTTCGGCCTGAGGCGCATGCTGCTGGGCTATGCGGTAGGCGGCGGCGCCGCCCTGGGCGACATCGAGCCCTTCGATGAGGTGGGTGGCCTGGACGCCGCGCTGGTCGGGCCGCTGGTCGATCTGCTCGATGCCCTGGACGCGGCTCAGGCGGCGTTGGCGCAACCGGCCCGACCGGCGGAGTGGGGCGCGCGCTTGCAGGCGCTGCTGGCGCTGTTCTTCAGCGCCCAGGACGAGCATGACGAATACCTGCTGGAGCAGCTGGAAAATCTGCGCGAGCGTTGGCTGGAGCTGTGCGAGGACGTGGCGCTGGATGAAGAGCTGCCGCTCACTGTGGTCCGCGAGGCCTGGCTGGCCGGGCTGGATGCCGGCGGCCTGGCCCAGCGCTTTCTCGCTGGGGCGGTCAACTTCTGCACCCTGATGCCCATGCGCGCCATTCCCTTCCGCGTGGTCTGCCTGCTGGGCATGCACGATGGCGCCTATCCGCGCATTCATCCGCCGCTGGATTTCGACCTCATGGCCCAGGACTATCGCCCCGGTGACCGTTCGCGGCGCGAAGACGACCGCTATCTGCTGCTGGAGGCATTGCTCTCGGCGCGCGACCAGTTCTATGTCAGCTGGGTGGGGCGCAGCATCCGCGACAACAGCGAGCGACCGCCGTCGGTGCTGATCGCCCAGTTGCGCGATCATCTTCAGGCCGGTTGGCGGCTGGCCGGCCATGAAGAGGAGCCGGAGCGTCTGCTCGCGGCCCTGACCCAGGAGCATCCGTTGCAACCCTTCAGTGCCCGCTATTTCCGCGGCGAACGCGGCTATTTCAGCTTTGCCGCCGAGTGGCTGGGTGTGCACGACCGTACCACGCGGGATGAGGACGCCCTGTTGCCGCCGCTGGTGTTGGAAGAGCCGCTGGGCCTCGACGACCTGGCGCGCTTTCTACGCGGGCCGGTGGATCTGTTCTTCGCCAATCGACTCAAGGTGCATTTCGAGGCGCCCGATGCCCCGGCGGAAGATGAGGAACCCTTCGGTCTGGACGCCCTGACCCGTTACCAACTGGGCGAAGGCCTGCTGGCGGCGGCGCTGGCCGAGCCGGAAGCCGTCGACCGAGCGCTCACCGCGGCGGCCGAACGCCTACGCGGCAGTGGTCGCCTGCCGTTGGCGGGTTTTGGCGAGCGGGCCGGACGGGCGTTGCGCGAGCCACTGCCGGCCGTGGTGGCCCAGGTCGAGGCCTTGACCCTGCGCTGGCCCGAGCCCCTGGAAGAGGCCGTGACCCTGGATCTCGAACATCGCGAAGTGCAGTTGGTGGCCAACCTTGAACGTTTGCGCCGCGGCCCCGAAGGGCTGCTGGCCCTGACTGCCCAGGCCAATGGCCTGGGCAATGCCCGTACCCGCAAGTGGCATCGGCTGTTGCGACCCTGGGTGCAGCACCTGGTCGCGGCGGCCGGTGGTCTGCAGCTCACCACCGCCGTGGTGGCGACCGATCTGACCCTGCTGCTACCACCGCTGGACGCCGAGCTGGCCAGCCGTCAGCTCAACGAATTGCTCGACGCCTGGGCGCTGGGTCAGCGGCGCCCGCTACCCGTCGCGCCGCGCACCGCCTTCGCCTGGCTGGCCAATGAGCCGGATAAGGCCCTGGCCTTTGCCGAGCAGGCCTACCAGGGCGAGGCGGCGACCCATCCGGCACTGCGCCGCCAGTATCCGGATTTCGCCGCCCTGCTGGCCGACGAGGAATTCGATGGCTGGTGCCAGACGCTCTATGCACCGGTCTTCACTGCCGGCTGGCAGGTGGTCGGCGGGGAGGGGCAGGCATGA